Proteins from a single region of Megalopta genalis isolate 19385.01 chromosome 3, iyMegGena1_principal, whole genome shotgun sequence:
- the LOC117222191 gene encoding uncharacterized protein LOC117222191, giving the protein MECPEAMDRGRNFRLLAEEELPELLDFLADHLPESLKFHQTLLTYQRDKVWDFHFYVANGWPEEAICLHFPGMTLSPHGLLYESVGVFCPNDRLELLKLLRDEDVLVDWSKPLYMNFVHHDIAEELSRFYEGTGTIETVVGDVFVCRDTEHVDDAQSEDEADPDVQVMPLKGEHAEAIHELYPANDMECHEVFLRLIRMLSAGGVFVKGNLAAWMVQSYYGAMFSMQTRPEYRRKGYGTKLARYLTKRVADRGYQPFVVIRPENEASQSLYKKLGFAKLYQTVRMTFTPSSWQEGQTESSNVLRDNLENAVRQLTIEQKIVNAFENDGEISIGETELKQYADYCLASEQTEAIADGSEDGGGPNEESADEAIEEAAEDAEEATEIEEDPSGDVEGTASDGHRDDGGTEAADAE; this is encoded by the exons ATGGAGTGCCCCGAGGCGATGGATCGAGGCCGGAACTTTCGTCTGCTCGCCGAGGAGGAGTTGCCCGAGCTCTTGGACTTCCTCGCCGACCACTTGCCCGAATCCTTAAAG TTCCATCAAACGTTGCTTACGTACCAGCGGGACAAGGTGTGGGACTTTCATTTCTACGTGGCCAACGGCTGGCCCGAGGAGGCGATCTGCCTGCACTTCCCCGGCATGACGTTGTCG CCCCACGGCTTGCTCTACGAGAGCGTGGGCGTCTTTTGTCCCAACGACCGTCTGGAGCTGCTCAAGCTGCTCAGGGACGAGGACGTGCTGGTCGACTGGTCCAAGCCGCTTTACATGAATTTCGTTCATCACGACATCGCCGAGGAGCTGTCCCGCTTTTACGAGGGCACTGGGACCATCGAGACGGTAGTCGGCGACGTGTTCGTCTGCCGAGATACGGAGCACGTCGACGACGCGCAGTCCGAGGACGAGGCGGACCCCGATGTCCAGGTGATGCCGTTGAAGGGCGAACACGCGGAAGCCATTCACGAGCTGTACCCGGCCAACGACATGGAGTGCCACGAAGTATTTCTGCGGCTGATCAGAATGCTGTCGGCGGGCGGGGTCTTCGTCAAGGGCAACCTGGCTGCGTGGATGGTGCAGTCTTACTACGGGGCCATGTTCTCCATGCAGACCAGGCCAGAGTACCGGAGGAAGGGTTACGGAACGAAGTTAGCAAG GTACCTGACGAAACGGGTAGCCGACAGGGGCTACCAGCCTTTCGTGGTGATACGTCCGGAGAACGAAGCCAGCCAGAGCCTGTACAAGAAGCTGGGCTTCGCGAAGCTGTACCAGACGGTTCGGATGACGTTCACGCCGTCGTCGTGGCAGGAAGGGCAGACCGAGTCGAGCAACGTGCTCAGAGACAACCTGGAGAACGCGGTCAGGCAGCTGACGATCGAGCAGAAGATAGTGAACGCTTTCGAGAACGACGGGGAGATCTCCATCGGCGAGACCGAACTGAAACAGTACGCGGACTATTGCCTGGCGTCGGAGCAGACCGAGGCGATCGCCGACGGATCGGAAGACGGCGGGGGCCCGAACGAGGAGTCGGCCGACGAAGCGATCGAGGAGGCTGCCGAGGACGCCGAAGAGGCGACGGAGATCGAGGAGGATCCGTCGGGAGACGTCGAAGGGACGGCGAGCGACGGGCATCGGGACGACGGAGGAACGGAGGCTGCCGACGCGGAATAA